A region from the Campylobacter subantarcticus LMG 24377 genome encodes:
- the infC gene encoding translation initiation factor IF-3, protein MSKEKEVLLNEEIQADEIRCIGDDGKVYGIISSDEALDIANRLGLDLVMIAAEAKPPVCKIMDYGKFRYQQEKKQKEAKKKQKVIDIKEIKLSVKIAQNDINYKVKHASEFLEQGKHVKFRVFLKGREMGSPEAGVALLEKIWQMVEDIADRDKEPLLEGRYVNMLVTPKKKK, encoded by the coding sequence TTGAGTAAAGAAAAAGAAGTATTGCTAAATGAAGAAATTCAAGCAGATGAGATCAGATGTATAGGTGATGATGGCAAGGTTTATGGCATTATTAGTAGTGATGAAGCGCTAGATATCGCAAATAGACTAGGGCTTGATTTGGTGATGATAGCTGCTGAAGCCAAGCCACCTGTATGTAAGATAATGGATTATGGAAAATTCCGTTATCAACAAGAAAAAAAGCAAAAAGAAGCAAAGAAAAAACAAAAAGTGATTGATATAAAAGAAATCAAGCTTTCTGTGAAAATCGCTCAAAACGATATCAACTATAAAGTGAAGCATGCAAGCGAGTTTTTAGAGCAAGGCAAGCATGTGAAATTTAGAGTGTTTTTAAAAGGTCGTGAGATGGGCTCTCCTGAAGCAGGGGTAGCTTTGCTTGAAAAAATTTGGCAAATGGTTGAAGATATAGCAGATAGAGACAAAGAACCTTTACTCGAAGGACGCTATGTAAATATGCTAGTAACTCCTAAAAAGAAAAAATAA
- the thrS gene encoding threonine--tRNA ligase, whose translation MTKDIIAYANNETLVDTQSFNNDTNLSPVYFDNSKESLEVIRHSCAHLMAQAIKSLYPEVKFFVGPVIEDGFYYDFRVESKISEEDLSKIEKKMKELAEVKLDITKYELSKQEVKEKFANDDLKQEVLLRIPDGKISIYKQGEFEDLCRGPHVPNTRYLRFFKLTRVAGAYLGGDEKREMLTRIYGTAFADKESLNEYLKIIEEAKKRDHRKLGNEMKLFTFDDEIGGGLPIWLSNGAKLRSKLEHLLYKAHRLRGYEPVRGPELLKADAWKISGHYANYKENMYFTQIDEQEYGIKPMNCVGHIKIYQSDVRSYRDLPLKFFEYGVVHRHEKSGVLHGLFRVREFTQDDAHIFCMPNQIKEQVLEILSFVDTLMKAFEFDYEMEISTRPAKAIGDGEIWDIATKALKEALDEQGLKYGIDEGGGAFYGPKIDIKITDALKRKWQCGTIQVDFNLPSRFKLEYTDADNEKKQPVMLHRAILGSFERFIGILIEHCGGELPFFIAPTQVAIVPISQNHHEYAKEIARKLLELGIDSEVYNKNESLNKKIRTAEKAHVPMILVLGDEEVANQSVALRDRRAKEQKTMTLDEFITLTKEKLSEVRF comes from the coding sequence ATGACAAAAGATATAATTGCATATGCAAATAATGAAACTTTGGTGGATACTCAAAGTTTCAACAATGATACAAATTTAAGTCCTGTTTATTTTGATAATTCTAAAGAAAGTTTAGAAGTTATCCGCCACTCTTGTGCGCATTTGATGGCTCAAGCAATTAAAAGCTTATATCCAGAGGTTAAATTTTTCGTAGGTCCTGTAATAGAAGATGGGTTTTACTATGATTTTAGAGTTGAAAGTAAAATTTCAGAAGAAGACTTAAGTAAAATCGAAAAGAAAATGAAAGAACTAGCAGAAGTAAAACTAGATATAACAAAATATGAACTCTCCAAACAAGAAGTTAAAGAAAAATTTGCTAATGATGATCTTAAACAAGAAGTCTTACTAAGAATTCCTGATGGTAAAATAAGTATTTACAAGCAAGGCGAGTTTGAAGACTTATGTCGTGGACCTCATGTGCCAAACACTAGATATTTAAGATTTTTCAAGCTTACTCGTGTAGCCGGTGCGTATTTAGGTGGTGATGAGAAAAGAGAAATGCTCACAAGAATTTATGGTACCGCTTTTGCAGATAAAGAAAGTTTAAATGAATACTTAAAAATCATAGAAGAAGCTAAAAAAAGAGACCATAGAAAACTTGGTAATGAAATGAAACTTTTTACTTTTGATGATGAAATCGGCGGCGGGCTTCCTATATGGCTTAGCAATGGTGCAAAATTAAGAAGCAAATTAGAGCATTTGCTATATAAAGCACATAGGTTAAGAGGTTATGAGCCGGTGCGAGGTCCTGAGCTTTTAAAAGCTGACGCGTGGAAAATTAGTGGGCATTATGCAAACTATAAAGAAAATATGTATTTTACGCAAATTGATGAGCAAGAATACGGCATTAAACCGATGAATTGTGTAGGGCATATTAAAATTTATCAAAGCGATGTTAGAAGTTATCGTGATTTACCTTTGAAGTTTTTTGAATACGGCGTGGTACACCGTCATGAAAAAAGTGGTGTTTTACACGGGCTTTTTAGAGTAAGAGAATTTACCCAAGATGATGCGCATATTTTTTGTATGCCAAATCAGATAAAAGAACAAGTTTTAGAAATTTTAAGTTTTGTTGATACCTTGATGAAGGCTTTTGAATTTGATTATGAAATGGAAATTTCAACACGCCCAGCAAAAGCAATAGGCGATGGTGAAATTTGGGATATAGCTACAAAGGCTTTAAAAGAAGCCTTAGATGAGCAAGGTTTAAAATACGGCATTGATGAGGGCGGTGGAGCTTTCTATGGTCCAAAAATTGATATCAAAATCACTGACGCACTAAAAAGAAAATGGCAGTGTGGAACCATACAAGTAGACTTTAATTTGCCAAGTCGTTTTAAACTCGAATATACAGATGCAGATAATGAGAAAAAACAACCTGTAATGCTTCATCGTGCCATTTTAGGTTCTTTTGAAAGATTTATAGGAATTTTAATAGAGCATTGTGGCGGGGAGTTGCCATTTTTCATAGCACCAACTCAAGTAGCTATAGTGCCTATTTCGCAAAATCATCATGAATATGCAAAAGAAATAGCAAGAAAGCTTTTAGAGCTTGGTATTGATAGTGAAGTATATAATAAAAACGAAAGCTTAAACAAAAAAATCCGCACCGCAGAAAAAGCACATGTGCCTATGATACTTGTTTTAGGCGATGAAGAAGTAGCAAACCAAAGTGTGGCTTTAAGAGATAGAAGAGCAAAAGAACAAAAAACAATGACTTTAGATGAATTTATAACCCTAACCAAGGAGAAATTAAGTGAGGTACGCTTTTGA
- a CDS encoding DNA adenine methylase produces the protein MLEENPQFLKEQIITYLGNKRSLLDFLNQGFKFAQNELKKDKFSFCDVFSGSGVVSRFVRPYASFIMANDLEDYSKIINECYLSNQNAQFLQELQKHYAFLTSDLKLEKGFISKLYAPNNDEHIQKNERVFYTLKNALYLDSMRQRISSLPSNMQKYFIAPLIYEASVHANTSGVFKGFYKDKNGVGKFGGNGANALSRIKGDIVLKMPVFSNFTCEYEVFQKDANILAKELDSFDVAYLDPPYNQHPYGSNYFMLNLIANYKKPKEISKVSGIPKDWNRSAFNKEKKAEDTLFDLINDLKAKIVLLSYNCEGFVKKENFTKRLQSLGECFVLEQKYNAFRASRNLSKRSMHIQEQLYVLKKR, from the coding sequence ATGCTAGAAGAAAATCCGCAATTTTTAAAAGAACAAATCATAACTTATCTTGGCAATAAAAGATCCTTGCTTGATTTTTTAAATCAAGGCTTTAAATTTGCACAAAATGAGCTAAAAAAAGACAAATTTAGCTTTTGTGATGTATTTAGTGGCTCTGGGGTAGTTTCGCGTTTTGTGAGGCCTTATGCGAGTTTTATCATGGCAAATGATTTGGAGGATTATTCTAAAATCATTAATGAGTGTTACTTAAGCAATCAAAACGCACAGTTTTTACAAGAATTACAAAAACATTATGCTTTTTTAACCTCTGATTTAAAGCTTGAAAAAGGCTTTATAAGCAAACTTTATGCACCTAATAATGATGAGCATATCCAAAAGAATGAAAGAGTTTTTTATACGCTTAAAAATGCATTGTATTTAGATTCTATGCGACAAAGAATTTCAAGCTTACCAAGTAATATGCAAAAATATTTCATCGCACCGCTTATCTATGAAGCAAGCGTACATGCGAATACAAGCGGGGTTTTTAAAGGTTTTTATAAAGATAAAAATGGAGTGGGAAAATTTGGAGGAAATGGAGCAAATGCACTTAGTCGTATAAAAGGCGATATAGTTTTAAAAATGCCTGTTTTTTCAAATTTTACTTGTGAGTATGAGGTTTTTCAAAAAGACGCAAATATTTTAGCTAAAGAGCTTGATAGTTTTGATGTGGCGTATTTAGACCCGCCTTATAATCAGCACCCTTATGGGTCAAATTATTTTATGTTAAATTTAATCGCTAATTATAAAAAACCAAAGGAAATTTCAAAGGTTTCTGGCATACCAAAAGACTGGAACCGCAGTGCTTTTAACAAAGAAAAAAAAGCCGAAGATACTTTGTTTGATTTGATAAATGATTTAAAAGCTAAGATTGTATTGCTTTCTTATAATTGTGAGGGTTTTGTAAAAAAAGAAAATTTTACAAAAAGACTTCAAAGCCTTGGAGAATGTTTTGTGCTTGAGCAAAAGTATAATGCCTTTAGAGCCAGTAGAAACCTCTCTAAGCGTTCCATGCATATACAAGAGCAACTTTATGTGTTGAAAAAACGTTAA
- a CDS encoding helix-turn-helix transcriptional regulator, with protein MEKDKLSTRLVSILQCLNNGERFSLEELAQEFNVSIRTIQRDLHERLAFIPIKKENGKYFLEGYVLGKLSFKDIQNFAILSGIGRLYPSLDKEFLNDLLNEKINKAFLVKTQSYETLDREVFEELSAAIIAKYSISFYYKEKYRKANPYKLINIDHIWYLLADENDTLKTFTFSKITQLRVEKKEIFTPKEEFLKQIQKDQSNWISKENKEAILKLDKKAKEYFLRKNALTKYEFIDEDENFIYIKAFYTYDDELLNLIRYWIPYIKINKPITLKEKLFEQLNTYMQD; from the coding sequence ATGGAAAAAGACAAGCTTTCGACGCGTTTAGTTTCTATACTGCAATGTTTAAACAATGGTGAACGTTTTAGCTTAGAAGAGCTTGCGCAAGAATTTAATGTCAGCATTCGCACCATACAAAGAGACTTGCATGAACGCCTTGCTTTTATCCCTATAAAAAAAGAAAATGGAAAATACTTTTTAGAAGGCTATGTTTTAGGAAAATTAAGCTTTAAAGATATACAAAATTTTGCTATTTTAAGTGGTATAGGTAGGCTTTATCCTAGTTTAGATAAAGAGTTTTTAAACGACTTGCTTAATGAAAAAATCAATAAAGCCTTTTTGGTCAAAACTCAAAGCTATGAAACACTTGATAGAGAAGTTTTTGAAGAACTAAGCGCAGCTATCATAGCAAAATACTCCATTAGCTTTTACTATAAAGAAAAATACAGAAAAGCTAATCCATACAAACTCATCAATATTGACCACATATGGTATCTTTTAGCAGATGAAAACGATACCTTAAAAACCTTTACTTTTTCTAAGATCACACAACTAAGAGTGGAAAAGAAAGAAATTTTTACCCCAAAAGAAGAGTTTTTAAAACAAATTCAAAAAGATCAAAGCAACTGGATTAGCAAAGAAAACAAAGAAGCTATTTTAAAGCTTGATAAAAAAGCTAAAGAATATTTCTTAAGAAAAAATGCTCTTACTAAATACGAATTTATAGATGAGGATGAGAATTTTATTTATATCAAGGCATTTTATACTTATGATGATGAACTTTTAAATTTGATAAGATATTGGATACCATATATTAAAATAAACAAACCTATTACTTTAAAAGAAAAGCTTTTTGAGCAGTTAAATACATACATGCAAGATTAA